In the genome of Nocardioides seonyuensis, one region contains:
- a CDS encoding flagellar basal body-associated FliL family protein, with protein MSTTMTRPAEPETADEAKGGKKKKLIIIVVALLVAGAAGWWFFLKPSGAAAEPVAGEVVTLEAIQVNLAGGHYLRIGVALQLTADAHEVDGSAALDTVIDLFSGADHADLVKSDTREEYKHKLEKALHEDYHGDVMEVYFTDFVTQ; from the coding sequence ATGAGCACCACGATGACCCGCCCAGCGGAGCCGGAGACGGCGGACGAGGCGAAGGGCGGCAAGAAGAAGAAGCTCATCATCATCGTCGTCGCGCTGCTCGTCGCCGGGGCGGCGGGCTGGTGGTTCTTCCTCAAGCCGAGCGGAGCTGCCGCCGAGCCGGTCGCGGGCGAGGTCGTCACCCTGGAGGCGATCCAGGTCAACCTGGCCGGCGGCCACTACCTCCGGATCGGAGTGGCCCTCCAGCTCACGGCCGACGCGCACGAGGTCGACGGCAGCGCGGCGCTCGACACGGTGATCGACCTGTTCAGCGGCGCCGACCACGCCGACCTGGTCAAGTCGGACACCCGCGAGGAGTACAAGCACAAGCTGGAGAAGGCTCTGCACGAGGACTACCACGGCGACGTGATGGAGGTGTACTTCACCGACTTCGTCACCCAGTGA
- a CDS encoding OmpA/MotB family protein: MGARKRPEIHEEHENHERWLVTYADMVTLLMVLFIVMFAMSAVDEKKFNELKSGLAAGFGQSTSVMQGSSSTMDHPGSSAVAPVRAENFGGSTTLAEQAKKALAAQRRVEADAKTERDRLEQLGQELDTALRRAGLQDDVTRLIDERGLVLSLTSRHVVFEPNRAELSSRGRRVLDVITPVLSRADEDLRIDGHTNQVPVKPKYFATDWDLSSARAIEVLRHLNERGGIPGKRLSASAFGHEVPLVDPAKPGSQRVNKRVDIVVLSDLPAAARELLDDAPAGGPVIIPSIQPEIDGGMS; this comes from the coding sequence ATGGGAGCCAGGAAGCGGCCCGAGATCCATGAGGAGCACGAGAACCACGAGCGGTGGCTGGTCACCTACGCCGACATGGTGACGCTGCTGATGGTGCTCTTCATCGTCATGTTCGCCATGAGCGCGGTGGACGAGAAGAAGTTCAACGAGCTCAAGTCGGGGCTCGCCGCGGGCTTCGGGCAGTCGACCTCGGTGATGCAGGGATCGAGCTCGACCATGGACCACCCCGGCTCCTCGGCGGTCGCTCCTGTGCGCGCCGAGAACTTCGGCGGCTCGACCACCCTCGCCGAGCAGGCGAAGAAGGCCCTGGCCGCCCAGCGGAGGGTGGAGGCCGACGCCAAGACAGAGCGCGACCGGCTCGAGCAGCTGGGCCAGGAGCTCGACACCGCCCTGCGGCGCGCCGGCCTGCAGGACGACGTGACGCGCCTCATCGACGAGCGCGGTCTCGTCCTGAGCCTCACCTCGCGGCACGTGGTCTTCGAGCCCAACCGGGCCGAGCTGAGCAGTCGTGGCCGTCGGGTCCTGGACGTGATCACGCCCGTGCTCTCGCGCGCCGACGAGGACCTGCGCATCGACGGCCACACCAACCAGGTGCCCGTGAAGCCCAAGTACTTCGCCACCGACTGGGACCTCTCCTCGGCGCGGGCGATCGAGGTGCTGCGCCACCTCAACGAGAGGGGCGGCATCCCCGGCAAGCGGCTCAGCGCCTCCGCCTTCGGCCACGAGGTCCCGCTCGTCGACCCCGCGAAGCCCGGCTCCCAGCGGGTGAACAAGCGCGTGGACATCGTCGTCCTCTCCGACCTGCCGGCTGCTGCCCGCGAGCTCCTGGACGACGCCCCCGCGGGCGGGCCGGTCATCATCCCCAGCATCCAGCCAGAGATCGACGGAGGAATGTCATGA
- a CDS encoding motility protein A: MDPATLIGIILAFVVIVASNMMEGGDPMSLLLLPPMLLVFGATLAICFAGGTVADGKAAIGSLKRAFTAKAANSAELVPVIVKLAERARREGLLALEDELKNVDDPFLVKGMTMAIDGTDPDDVREILEAEVHAKKLHDKQAAKFFADAGAYAPTIGIVGTVMGLVHVLENLAQPEELGHLIAAAFLATLWGVCSANALWLPISARLKRLSDLETTRMELAIEGIAAIQAGSNSRIIAQKLTSLLPVAQQAHAEAA; encoded by the coding sequence ATGGATCCGGCAACCCTGATCGGCATCATCCTCGCCTTCGTCGTCATCGTCGCCTCCAACATGATGGAGGGCGGCGACCCGATGTCGCTGCTCCTGCTCCCGCCGATGCTGCTGGTCTTCGGAGCCACCCTGGCCATCTGCTTCGCGGGAGGGACGGTCGCCGACGGCAAGGCGGCGATCGGCTCCCTCAAGCGGGCGTTCACCGCCAAGGCAGCCAACTCCGCCGAGCTGGTCCCGGTCATCGTCAAGCTGGCAGAGCGAGCACGCCGCGAGGGCCTGCTGGCGCTGGAGGACGAGCTGAAGAACGTCGACGACCCCTTCCTGGTGAAGGGGATGACGATGGCGATCGACGGCACCGACCCCGACGACGTGCGGGAGATCCTCGAGGCCGAGGTCCACGCCAAGAAGCTGCACGACAAGCAGGCGGCGAAGTTCTTCGCCGACGCCGGCGCCTACGCGCCCACCATCGGCATCGTCGGAACGGTCATGGGGCTGGTCCACGTGCTCGAGAACCTCGCCCAGCCCGAGGAGCTCGGGCACCTGATCGCCGCGGCGTTCCTCGCCACGCTGTGGGGCGTCTGCTCGGCCAACGCGCTCTGGCTGCCCATCAGCGCCCGGCTCAAGCGGCTCAGCGACCTCGAGACCACCCGGATGGAGCTGGCCATCGAGGGGATCGCCGCCATCCAGGCAGGCTCCAACTCCCGCATCATCGCCCAGAAGCTGACCTCCCTGCTCCCAGTTGCCCAGCAGGCCCACGCCGAGGCCGCCTGA
- a CDS encoding flagellar FlbD family protein: protein MILLTRLSGTAFVLNADLIERLDSTPDTIVTLVDDKKYVVMEPMDEIVSRVCAWRSRIIAGSTQPDDARPAAGRSHLSAVSADSTPEGVH from the coding sequence ATGATCTTGTTGACCCGACTCTCAGGGACGGCGTTCGTGCTGAACGCCGACCTGATCGAGCGACTCGACAGCACCCCGGACACGATCGTCACGCTCGTGGACGACAAGAAGTACGTCGTCATGGAGCCGATGGACGAGATCGTCTCGCGTGTGTGCGCCTGGCGCAGCCGCATCATCGCGGGCAGCACCCAGCCCGACGACGCACGCCCCGCGGCCGGCCGCTCGCACCTCTCCGCAGTCTCCGCCGACTCGACGCCCGAGGGGGTTCACTGA
- a CDS encoding flagellar hook-basal body complex protein: MLRSLFSGISGLRANQTMLDVTGNNIANANTVGFKASTTVFQDTLSQVMRGAAGANATEGGTNPLQVGLGVQVAATRGNFTQGSAQVTGSSTDLMLQGDGMFVLGSGAERVYTRAGAFNWDESGNLVAPSGKKVQGYAPGDPGGALVDINIDAIAGTLPAGVEMTSYSIGSDGVLRGTFTDDVQRDIAIVAVADFTNPAGLEKVGETAFRASANSGNPELGVAGEGARGSLLGGALEMSNVDLAAEFTNLILAQRGFQASSRVITTSDQVLEELVNIKR, translated from the coding sequence ATGCTCCGCTCACTCTTCTCCGGCATCAGCGGCCTTCGCGCCAACCAGACGATGCTCGACGTCACCGGCAACAACATCGCCAACGCCAACACCGTCGGCTTCAAGGCCAGCACCACCGTCTTCCAGGACACCCTGAGCCAGGTCATGCGCGGCGCCGCCGGCGCCAACGCGACCGAGGGCGGCACCAACCCGCTGCAGGTCGGCCTCGGCGTGCAGGTGGCCGCGACGCGTGGCAACTTCACCCAGGGCTCGGCCCAGGTCACCGGCAGCTCGACCGACCTCATGCTCCAGGGCGACGGGATGTTCGTCCTCGGGTCGGGCGCCGAGCGCGTCTACACCCGGGCCGGTGCGTTCAACTGGGACGAGTCCGGCAACCTGGTCGCCCCCAGCGGCAAGAAGGTCCAGGGCTACGCGCCCGGCGACCCCGGCGGCGCCCTCGTCGACATCAACATCGACGCCATCGCCGGCACCCTGCCCGCCGGCGTCGAGATGACGTCGTACTCCATCGGCAGCGACGGCGTCCTGCGCGGCACGTTCACCGACGACGTCCAGCGCGACATCGCCATCGTCGCGGTGGCCGACTTCACCAACCCGGCCGGCCTGGAGAAGGTCGGCGAGACGGCCTTCCGCGCCAGCGCCAACTCCGGGAACCCCGAGCTCGGCGTGGCCGGCGAGGGCGCCCGGGGCAGCCTGCTGGGTGGTGCCCTGGAGATGTCGAACGTCGACCTCGCCGCCGAGTTCACCAACCTGATCCTCGCCCAGCGCGGGTTCCAGGCGAGCTCGCGCGTGATCACGACCTCCGACCAGGTCCTCGAGGAGCTCGTCAACATCAAGCGCTGA
- a CDS encoding flagellar hook assembly protein FlgD: MSISATEALTQSNAFASATPSATEAQEDKQMFLELMVAQLRYQDPLNPTDSGEFLAQSAQFTALEKMQDVADGVGALLGTQMAFGAGAMVGKPVSWVDADGVTTHTGTIDNVTFGAEGPVFGIGGVEVKLAQLLSVGSPSTGTPATPTESVPTDPTDPAGTAGTAA, encoded by the coding sequence GTGAGCATCTCGGCAACAGAGGCGTTGACCCAGTCCAACGCGTTCGCCAGTGCCACCCCGTCGGCGACGGAGGCGCAGGAGGACAAGCAGATGTTCCTCGAGCTCATGGTGGCGCAGCTGCGCTACCAGGACCCGTTGAACCCCACCGACTCCGGGGAGTTCCTCGCCCAGTCGGCGCAGTTCACCGCCCTGGAGAAGATGCAGGACGTCGCCGACGGTGTCGGCGCGCTGCTCGGCACCCAGATGGCGTTCGGCGCCGGCGCGATGGTCGGCAAGCCCGTCAGCTGGGTCGACGCCGACGGCGTCACGACCCACACCGGAACCATCGACAACGTCACCTTCGGTGCCGAGGGCCCCGTCTTCGGGATCGGCGGTGTCGAGGTCAAGCTCGCGCAGCTCCTCTCCGTCGGCAGCCCCTCCACCGGCACTCCCGCCACACCCACCGAGTCCGTCCCGACCGACCCCACCGACCCCGCTGGCACTGCCGGCACCGCGGCCTGA
- a CDS encoding flagellar hook-length control protein FliK, producing the protein MSITPMTTASTVAPATSTGEAGAAEGGPADGTFAALVSSLLGEGQPTPAGTGAAEAVVVPPVVSEGETVEPTAAEGTPAAGDEQVVAPVATPLWATLATPLVPTPVTAAPSGLPSADESVDSGTVAAEGTVAGDPLATARAQTQSTSTTATPAVVAAAGQPGLPGTDQGAAVEGPSTSTPGSTTDVAAPASADTSQREPGDQPPAAAAPARASENEAAPAPAPAPTGVAPAAAASAPATTPTTTSGTDAARPVPVVSQLAPEVTRMVSRGNGVHHVTMLLQPEALGEVRVTLTVRNGEVLVRLAAGDDAQRALLEGAPELRRVLELAGTGDARVVVRDLPSATPGSQQGWPSPERSAHPDSSGAFGSGGDTNASGRGRTDDQDQHARTRGGSTARDGLTDGAHPLRPNPVTDASRGIDLTM; encoded by the coding sequence ATGAGCATCACCCCCATGACGACGGCGTCCACCGTCGCACCCGCCACGTCGACCGGTGAGGCCGGTGCGGCCGAGGGCGGCCCGGCCGACGGCACGTTCGCCGCGCTGGTCTCGAGCCTCCTGGGCGAGGGGCAGCCCACCCCGGCCGGCACCGGTGCCGCCGAGGCGGTCGTCGTACCCCCCGTCGTGTCCGAGGGGGAGACGGTCGAACCGACTGCCGCCGAGGGCACGCCCGCCGCAGGAGACGAGCAGGTCGTGGCTCCCGTCGCGACGCCCCTCTGGGCCACGCTCGCCACCCCGCTGGTGCCCACGCCCGTCACCGCCGCCCCGAGCGGTCTCCCGTCAGCCGACGAGTCGGTCGACTCGGGCACGGTCGCGGCCGAGGGCACTGTGGCCGGGGACCCGCTCGCGACCGCCCGCGCGCAGACACAGTCCACCTCGACGACAGCCACCCCGGCCGTCGTCGCAGCCGCCGGTCAGCCCGGTCTGCCGGGCACGGACCAGGGCGCCGCAGTCGAGGGCCCGTCCACGAGCACCCCCGGCTCCACCACGGACGTCGCGGCACCGGCGTCCGCCGACACGTCGCAGCGCGAGCCCGGCGACCAGCCGCCCGCCGCCGCGGCCCCCGCACGGGCGTCGGAGAACGAGGCGGCACCCGCGCCGGCGCCGGCTCCCACCGGAGTCGCACCGGCCGCCGCCGCGTCCGCGCCGGCGACGACTCCGACCACCACGTCCGGCACCGATGCCGCCCGCCCGGTCCCGGTCGTCTCCCAGCTCGCGCCGGAGGTCACCCGGATGGTGTCGCGCGGCAACGGCGTCCACCACGTCACCATGCTCCTGCAGCCCGAGGCGCTCGGCGAGGTGCGGGTCACCCTGACCGTCCGCAACGGCGAGGTGCTCGTCCGGCTCGCGGCCGGCGACGACGCCCAGCGGGCGCTCCTCGAGGGTGCCCCCGAGCTGCGACGGGTCCTCGAGCTCGCCGGCACCGGCGACGCGCGCGTCGTCGTGCGCGACCTCCCGAGCGCCACGCCGGGCAGCCAGCAGGGCTGGCCGTCGCCCGAGCGCTCCGCCCACCCCGACTCCTCCGGTGCCTTCGGCAGCGGCGGCGACACGAACGCGTCCGGCCGAGGCCGGACCGACGACCAGGACCAGCACGCACGGACGCGTGGTGGATCGACGGCCAGGGACGGCCTCACCGACGGAGCACACCCGCTCCGTCCCAACCCGGTCACCGATGCCTCGCGAGGCATCGACCTGACCATGTGA
- a CDS encoding transglycosylase SLT domain-containing protein, with protein sequence MTVTDVTARIAQIQAQIALLPGSSSTTVGTTSFSGVLSRTAVGAPAAGDALGGLPAGGAGGEMGQQVVANAKEMLGLPYVWGGNDPQRGVDCSGLVQQAFKAVGIELPRLSADQARSGTAVPSMAQAQPGDLIAWDNSSRNVGADHIAIYIGNGQMIEAPRPGGHVQVVPVTNPPDYIRRVLPEGASAPTGAVAAAGAVSGRVSADTPYAALFEAAGATHGVDPTLLAAVARQESAFDADAVSPAGAQGLMQLMPGTAAGLGVANPFDPPQAVDGAARLLNDLLTRFGQVDLALAAYNAGPGAVMRYDGVPPYPETRNYVQSVMASWGGAA encoded by the coding sequence GTGACCGTCACCGACGTGACCGCCCGGATCGCACAGATCCAGGCTCAGATCGCACTCCTGCCCGGCTCGAGCTCGACCACGGTCGGCACTACGTCGTTCTCCGGTGTCCTCTCCCGGACGGCCGTCGGCGCACCCGCGGCCGGCGACGCGCTCGGCGGACTGCCCGCCGGAGGCGCCGGTGGCGAGATGGGGCAGCAGGTCGTCGCCAACGCCAAGGAGATGCTCGGCCTGCCCTACGTCTGGGGCGGCAACGACCCCCAGCGCGGTGTCGACTGCTCCGGCCTGGTGCAGCAGGCCTTCAAGGCGGTCGGCATCGAGCTCCCGCGGCTCTCCGCCGACCAGGCGCGCTCCGGCACCGCAGTCCCGAGCATGGCGCAGGCCCAGCCCGGCGACCTCATCGCGTGGGACAACTCCAGCCGCAACGTCGGAGCCGACCACATCGCGATCTACATCGGCAACGGCCAGATGATCGAGGCGCCCCGTCCCGGCGGGCACGTCCAGGTCGTCCCCGTGACGAATCCCCCGGACTACATCCGGCGGGTGCTGCCCGAGGGTGCCTCGGCGCCGACCGGCGCAGTCGCCGCCGCGGGCGCGGTCAGCGGCCGCGTCTCCGCCGACACCCCCTACGCCGCGCTCTTCGAGGCAGCCGGTGCGACGCACGGGGTCGACCCGACGCTGCTGGCCGCGGTCGCGCGGCAGGAGTCGGCCTTCGACGCCGACGCGGTCAGCCCGGCAGGGGCCCAGGGCCTGATGCAGCTGATGCCCGGCACCGCCGCCGGACTCGGCGTCGCCAACCCCTTCGACCCGCCCCAGGCCGTCGACGGCGCCGCCCGCCTCCTCAACGACCTGCTCACGAGGTTCGGCCAGGTCGACCTCGCCCTGGCCGCCTACAACGCCGGACCCGGAGCCGTCATGCGCTACGACGGCGTCCCGCCCTACCCCGAGACCCGCAACTACGTCCAGTCGGTCATGGCCAGCTGGGGAGGAGCCGCATGA
- a CDS encoding flagellar FliJ family protein encodes MARTRDNDPDAGMRAVARVRSVREQDSRLGLGRAAADEREAARRLDAVRTRLAQTTLPETVDPARFALGRLGVAAMAGEVTLADKALATAGTVTTAARAHWQHDKTRLSAVELLLERREAERRAERDRRETAEVDDLVASRWLRDRRTLIDQEGTS; translated from the coding sequence ATGGCCCGGACCCGAGACAACGACCCGGACGCCGGCATGCGCGCCGTCGCCCGTGTGCGCTCCGTGCGCGAGCAGGACAGCCGGCTGGGCCTGGGCCGGGCCGCCGCCGACGAGCGGGAGGCAGCGCGTCGACTGGACGCCGTACGCACCCGGCTCGCCCAGACGACCCTCCCCGAGACGGTCGACCCGGCCCGGTTCGCGCTCGGACGCCTCGGCGTCGCCGCCATGGCCGGCGAGGTGACCCTCGCTGACAAGGCCCTCGCCACCGCCGGCACCGTGACCACGGCCGCCCGGGCCCACTGGCAGCACGACAAGACCCGGCTCTCCGCCGTCGAGCTCCTGCTGGAGCGGCGCGAGGCCGAGCGCCGCGCCGAGCGGGACCGGCGCGAGACCGCCGAGGTCGACGACCTGGTCGCCAGCCGCTGGCTGCGCGACCGCCGCACCCTCATCGACCAGGAAGGTACGTCGTGA
- a CDS encoding FliI/YscN family ATPase, which yields MTLLTDETRARALAATAPVVLGQVAELLGLQVRVTGLRAAVGDLVAIQGSTQVLAEVAASGPAGLTCLPLGATAGLCVSDVVRHTGGPLRVRVGDSLRGRVLDGLGRPIDGGPPIDHLSLVSVTNSAPPALSRPRIDHQLGLGVRALDAMTPVGRGQRIGIMAGSGVGKSSLLSMVARGTDAEVSVIALVGERGREVREFIENDIGPEGLARSVVVVATSDAPPVERLRAASVATRIAEWFRDDGRHVVLMMDSLTRVAMAQREIGLSAGEPPATRGYPPSVFTLMPQLLERAGTSDRGSITGLYTVLVEGDDMQDPIGDTARSILDGHIVLSRRLATAGHFPSIDVLESISRCTTAVTGQEQRADATRLRRLMAAHRSVRELVEIGAYVPGADPDADVALARRAGIDSFLRQDMDDQTSLADTWRLLGELVA from the coding sequence GTGACCCTCCTGACCGACGAGACGAGGGCCCGTGCCCTCGCAGCGACCGCACCCGTGGTGCTGGGCCAGGTGGCCGAGCTGCTCGGGCTGCAGGTCCGGGTCACCGGCCTGCGCGCGGCCGTGGGCGACCTGGTCGCCATTCAGGGCAGCACCCAGGTGCTCGCCGAGGTCGCGGCCAGCGGCCCGGCCGGCCTCACGTGCCTCCCGCTGGGTGCCACCGCCGGGCTCTGCGTCAGCGACGTCGTACGCCACACCGGTGGCCCGCTGCGGGTCCGCGTCGGCGACAGCCTGCGCGGGCGCGTCCTCGACGGCCTCGGCCGCCCGATCGACGGCGGCCCGCCGATCGACCACCTCTCGCTGGTCAGCGTCACCAACTCGGCCCCGCCCGCGCTGAGCCGTCCCCGCATCGACCACCAGCTCGGACTGGGCGTGCGCGCCCTGGACGCCATGACGCCGGTCGGCCGCGGACAGCGCATCGGCATCATGGCCGGCTCGGGCGTCGGCAAGTCGAGCCTGCTCTCCATGGTCGCGCGCGGCACCGACGCCGAGGTCTCGGTGATCGCCCTGGTGGGCGAGCGCGGCCGCGAGGTGCGCGAGTTCATCGAGAACGACATCGGCCCCGAGGGCCTCGCCCGATCCGTCGTGGTCGTCGCGACCTCCGACGCGCCGCCGGTCGAGCGGCTCCGTGCCGCCTCGGTCGCCACCCGCATCGCGGAGTGGTTCCGCGACGACGGGCGCCACGTCGTCCTGATGATGGACAGCCTCACCCGCGTCGCCATGGCCCAGCGCGAGATCGGCCTGTCCGCGGGGGAGCCGCCGGCCACCCGCGGCTACCCGCCGAGCGTGTTCACCCTCATGCCCCAGCTGCTCGAGCGGGCCGGCACCTCCGACCGCGGCAGCATCACCGGCCTCTACACCGTCCTCGTGGAGGGCGACGACATGCAGGACCCGATCGGCGACACCGCGCGGTCGATCCTCGACGGGCACATCGTCCTCTCGCGGCGGCTGGCCACGGCTGGCCACTTCCCCAGCATCGACGTGCTCGAGTCGATCTCCCGCTGCACCACCGCCGTCACCGGCCAGGAGCAGCGCGCCGACGCCACCCGGCTGCGTCGCCTGATGGCGGCCCACCGATCCGTGCGCGAGCTCGTCGAGATCGGCGCCTACGTCCCGGGGGCCGACCCCGACGCCGACGTCGCACTGGCCCGCAGGGCCGGCATCGACTCGTTCCTCCGCCAGGACATGGACGACCAGACGTCGCTCGCGGACACGTGGCGACTCCTCGGTGAGCTGGTGGCGTGA
- a CDS encoding FliH/SctL family protein: MSSSSDTLVLRDPGAAGVTDLRMPDLRYDTAGHDGGRSGSADPFLEELADSVSNAARAQGYATGWAQGHRDAEVALELETEAAAERERTRAAEHAECLAALRRAAEVAQQELAHVCRRVDEQALELALELTRELVGSVVPDPAHVVDRVAGLLPEHDVCSVRLHPDVALAADELRELGVTVVADPTLERADAVAQADDHVVDLRVEGVLERLREVLS, translated from the coding sequence ATGAGTTCGTCGAGTGACACCCTCGTGCTGCGCGACCCCGGCGCGGCCGGGGTGACGGACCTCCGCATGCCCGACCTGCGGTACGACACCGCCGGTCACGACGGCGGTCGCAGTGGCAGCGCCGACCCCTTCCTCGAGGAGCTCGCCGACTCGGTCAGCAACGCTGCTCGGGCGCAGGGCTACGCGACCGGATGGGCCCAGGGACACCGTGACGCCGAGGTCGCCCTCGAGCTGGAGACCGAGGCCGCCGCGGAGCGTGAGCGGACTCGTGCCGCGGAGCACGCCGAGTGCCTGGCGGCGCTGCGTCGTGCCGCCGAGGTCGCGCAGCAGGAGCTGGCGCACGTATGCCGTCGTGTGGACGAGCAGGCCCTGGAGCTGGCGCTGGAGCTGACCCGCGAGCTCGTGGGGTCCGTCGTGCCCGACCCCGCGCACGTCGTCGACCGGGTCGCAGGCCTCCTCCCCGAGCACGACGTGTGCTCGGTGCGCCTGCACCCCGACGTGGCGCTCGCCGCCGACGAGCTCCGGGAGCTGGGGGTCACCGTCGTGGCGGACCCCACCCTCGAGCGCGCCGACGCGGTCGCCCAGGCCGACGACCACGTCGTCGACCTGCGGGTCGAAGGCGTCCTGGAGCGGTTGCGCGAGGTCCTGTCGTGA
- the fliG gene encoding flagellar motor switch protein FliG produces the protein MTSVVAGLGARKAAIVLVKLGKENAAKVLAHMSEEEVESISAEIAQLAAVEADEIRQVMGEFGALLSAREHMLQGGIEYARELLRASLGEDRAEEALQRLNAMAIQLPFQFLQRADPAQLRSFIRDEHPQVIALVLAHMSAEKASLVLSGLSPELQAEIAHRIAVMDRANPDTVGVVETVLERRLSSVLHPSSSSRVGGVGPLVNIINRADRSTERQIVEGLEALDAALAEEVRSRMFMFEDIVSLGDRDVQLVLRKVDSAELALALKGVGEAVRDKITTNLSERAAQNVLEEVDMLGSVRLSQVEEAQQAIIRTIRTLEESGEIVVRRGGDDEFVE, from the coding sequence GTGACGTCGGTGGTGGCCGGGCTCGGCGCCCGGAAGGCGGCGATCGTGCTCGTCAAGCTCGGCAAGGAGAATGCCGCGAAGGTCCTCGCTCACATGAGCGAGGAGGAGGTCGAGTCGATCTCCGCCGAGATCGCCCAGCTCGCCGCGGTGGAGGCGGACGAGATCCGCCAGGTGATGGGGGAGTTCGGCGCGTTGCTGAGCGCGCGGGAGCACATGCTCCAGGGCGGCATCGAGTACGCCCGTGAGCTGCTGCGCGCCTCGCTCGGCGAGGACCGGGCCGAGGAGGCGCTGCAACGCCTCAACGCCATGGCCATCCAGCTGCCGTTCCAGTTCCTCCAGCGGGCCGACCCGGCGCAGCTGCGCTCCTTCATCCGCGACGAGCACCCGCAGGTCATCGCCCTGGTCCTCGCGCACATGTCCGCCGAGAAGGCGTCCCTGGTGCTGTCGGGCCTCTCCCCGGAGCTGCAGGCCGAGATCGCCCACCGCATCGCGGTGATGGATCGCGCCAACCCCGACACGGTGGGCGTCGTGGAGACGGTGCTCGAGCGGCGCCTGTCCTCGGTGCTGCACCCGTCCTCGTCGTCGCGCGTGGGTGGTGTGGGGCCGCTGGTGAACATCATCAACCGCGCCGACCGCTCGACCGAGCGGCAGATCGTCGAGGGCCTCGAGGCGCTCGACGCCGCCCTCGCCGAGGAGGTCCGCAGCCGGATGTTCATGTTCGAGGACATCGTGAGCCTCGGCGACCGTGACGTGCAGCTGGTGCTGCGCAAGGTGGACAGCGCCGAGCTGGCCCTCGCGCTCAAGGGAGTCGGCGAGGCCGTGCGCGACAAGATCACGACCAACCTCTCCGAGCGGGCCGCGCAGAACGTCCTCGAGGAGGTCGACATGCTCGGCTCCGTCCGGCTCTCGCAGGTCGAGGAGGCGCAGCAGGCGATCATCCGCACCATCCGCACGCTCGAGGAGAGCGGCGAGATCGTGGTCAGGCGAGGAGGCGACGATGAGTTCGTCGAGTGA